The Deinococcus seoulensis DNA segment CGGGCCAGAACCGCCTTCAGATCAGTGGTATCCAGCAAGTAATGCCGCGCCAGCAGGCGTTCATCCAGCCTCGGGAAGCGGGTGAACTGTTGGCGCTGGGCCGGGGTCAGCAGCGGCGGCACGCTGCCCCTTGACGCCTCCGATTCTCAGCGAGAACCCAACGAATGAAATCGGTTAAAGTCATTGTCATCTCACCCAGTAGAATAGATGAATGACCATGCTGCCTGAGTCCACCGTAGCGCCCACCGTCCTGAACCAGCTCAAGGCCCTGTCGCATGAAATCCGCTTTGAGCTGGTGCGCTACCTGGCCGGGGGCGAACGCTGCGTCTGCGATCTGGAAGCGCTGCTGGCCCTGCCGCAGTCCAAGGTGTCGTACCACCTGGCGATCCTGCGCGACGCCGAACTGGTGTGGGCCGAGCAGCGCGGCAAGAACACCTACTACGCGCTGCGGCAGGATCAGTTTTTTGGACTGGGCGGCGCATTACTCAATGATATTTTTGTCCAGTCAGCCAGCTTGACGCATCAAGATAAATCTATATGCTAGGGCCATGCCCACCTCACCCCGTGTCCTGATCTTGTGTACCCACAACAGCGCCCGCTCCCAGATGGCCGAAGCATTGCTGCGCGAGGCCGCCCGCCAGGCTGAACTTGAGCTGGACGTGTATTCGGCAGGCACCGAGGCCACCCGCGTCAAGGACGACGCCAAGACCGTCATGGCCGAGATCGGGCTGGACCTGTCCAGCCACACCAGCAAGACGCTGCACGACGTTCCCGATCCCCAGAATTTTGATGCCGTCATCACGGTCTGCGACAGTGCGGCGGAGGCGTGTCCGGTGTATCCGGGGCAAACGGTGCGGCGGCACTATCCCTTTGTTGATCCTTCGGGTGGCAGTCTGGACCGCTGGCGGGCGGTGCGGGATCAGCTCCAGACGCAGTTTGAAAGCGTGGTGGGGGCGTTAAAGAACGGTCAGGAGGTGCCGCCCAGCTACGCAGACAGCCCACCCGTCCCGGCGGCCTGAGATGGCCGTTCCCCTGTCCCGCGCGCTGGGCGCAGAACTGATCGGCACGTATGCGCTGGTCTTCTTTGGTCCCGGCGCGGTGGTGGTGCAGGCGCAGACCGGGGCGCTGGGCCACGCGGGCGTGGCCCTGGTTTTCGGGCTGACCGTGACGGTGGTGATCGCCGCCCTCGCGCCGATCAGCGGGGCGCACATCAACCCGGCGGCCACCCTCGCGCTGACGCTGGCCCGGCAGTTTCCCGTGGCCCGCGCCCTGCCCTACATGCTGGCGCAGCTCAGCGGAGCGGCGCTGGCCGGATTCACGCTGCTGCTGCTGTTCGGCAGGGTAGGGGAACTCGGCGTGACGCTGCCCGCTGGCAGCCTGGGACAGGCGTTCGTGCTGGAAACGGTCATGACCTTCTTTCTGCTGCTCGTGGCCCTGCGAAGTGGCCTGCCGTGGGCGGTGGGCGGGGTGGTGGCGCTGGAGGCGATGATGGGCGGCCCCATCACCGGGGCGAGCATGAATCCAGCCCGCTCGTTCGGCCCGGCGCTGGCGGCAGGCGTCTGGACGGCCCACTGGCTGTACTGGGCCGCGCCGCTGCTGGGGGCCGGGCTGGCGGTGGCCGCCAACCACCTGCTGCGCCCCACCGAACCGCTGGAAGCCCAGCCCCACCAGGCGCAGGAATTCTTGCCTCATGGAGAGACCCCATGACCCAGCCCAACGCTAAAACGACTGCTACGCCCATCAAAAAGCCCCCCGTGCTGTTCATCTGCACCGGCAACACCGCCCGTTCACAGATGGCCCAAGCACTGCTGGAACGGCGTGCTGGAGACCGTTTTGAGGTTTCGTCCGCCGGACTGGAACCCGGCGTGATCAATCCGCTAACGCTCAGCGTGCTGAAGGAGATTGGCCTGAACACTGAACACCTCAAGGCCGAGGGAACCAGGCCGCTGCTGGGACAGCACTTCCAGTACGTCATCACGGTCTGTCACCGCGCCGAGACGAACTGCCCAATCTTTCCCTTCGCGCTGCACCGGGAAGCCTGGCCGTTTGAAGACCCGGCGGCGGCGCAGGGCCGTGAGGAAGACCGCCAGGCGGTCTTCCGGCGCGTGCGAGATGAAATTGACGCCAGGATTCAGGTCTGGCTGTCAGCGCTTGCTCCAGTGTCCTGAATCCAGTGCTGAGCGTTGCCGTCGCCAACGAGTTGCCCTCTTGAGATCAAGGAGAATCCCATGACCCAGACCCTGCACCCCATTTCCGGCCTTAGCGAAGCAACCGCCACGGCGGCGCTGATTGACGCCCTGCGCGCCCCAGCCCAGCGTCCGCTGGAATTCTGGCTCAGCGGCGAACGGCTGATCGGCCCCGGCTACCATGTCACCGAGGTCAAGGCCGTCAGCATCGAGGCGATGGACTGCGGCGGCAAGGCCGCCTCATGGCGTGAGACGGTCATTCAACTGATGGACGGCTCCGCAGAAGACGCCGCAGGCGGCTTCATGACCAACCGCAAGTTCCTTGCCATCTATGACCGTGTGACGGGCAAGATTCCTGTGCGGGACGAGGCGGAGGTGCGTTTTGAGTACGGCAACGCGCAATCGGCGGCGCGGCAGTTCCACGTCACCCACCTGGAGGTGCAGCCTGAGCGGCTCATCGTCCACCTGCGCCAGCCCGGCGTGCAGTGCAAGGCGGGCGAGGCCTGTGGCCTCCCCGCTGGTGAGACGGTGGCGGACGAGAGCTGCGCCCCAAACAGCGGCTGCTGTGGCCCGGCCACGGCCTCTGAACTTGTCGCCATGATCCGTCTGGAGTAGTGCCGCTGTCTCCCGATGACGATGAACAAGCAAACGTTGACAGTGAAGCGCCCACCTCCGGAGGTGGGCGCTTCAGGGTTCTGCGGCTCTGGAGGCTCAGCTCCGGTGTTCCGGATGGGGGTCCTCGCTCAGCCACTGCTGATGCACCTGCTCATGGCTCAGGTTCAGATGGACATGCTCGTCCACGTGATCCACCGCGCTCATCGGCAGCCAGTGGTGCGTCCCCGAATCATCCTGGGTCAGCTTGATGTAGTCGCCGTCCACCCGGTCCACCATCCCGTGGTCCTGGCCATCGGCGCACTTGACGGGCATGTGTTCCTTGATCTGGTCTGCTTGTGTCATGCCCCCACCGTACCGCTCCCACCCCGGCGGGCCATGAAACAAAGCAGCAAAAAGCTTCATACAGAACTAACGTATGAACAGACATTCAGGTATACTGCCGTATGACGACTTCCCCGAATGCCCCTTCCACCGGCGACGCCGCGCCGCTGACCTATTTCGTAGACGGCATGGATTGCGCCAGTTGCGTGCAAAAGGTGGAGCAGATGGTGGACCGCCTGCCCGGCGCGGCGGGGGTCAGGACCAGCTTTACCAAACAGACGCTGCGGCTGGAGCTGGATGAGGGGCGAACCCCCCGCGCCGTGTTGGAGAAGAATCTGCGGTCCCTGGGCTATACGCCGTCCCTGCTCGAAACGGCGCAGTCGGCGCAGAGCAAGGCCGCCCTGGACCCATCTGCCCATGACGGTCACGCGGATCATGATCATGGTGCTGAGCCGCATGACGCAGACGATCATGCCGGACACGTCCACGAGGTGCTGCCTGCCGGAACGCCGTGGTATGCGGGCAAGCAGGGCAAACTGGTGATCTTTTCGGGGATCTTGCTGGCGCTGGCGTGGGGCTTCGGCTTCATCGAGCCGCGTCTATCGGTGTACGGCTACGTCGCGGCCACCGTGCTGGGGGTGTGGCCGCTGGCACGGCAGGCGTGGGCCAGCGCGCGGCTGGGCGATCCCTTTTCCATTAACATGCTCGTTTCTCTGGCCGCCATCGGCGCAGTCGCCATCGGGCAGGCGGCAGAGGGCGCAGTGGTGGTGTTCTTCTTCGCCATCGGGGAACTGCTGGAGGGCGTGGCGGCAGGGCGGGCGCGGGCCGGGATTCAGGCGCTGGCGGCGCTGGCCCCCAAGACGGCGCTGCTGGTGGAAGGCGGCAGCACGCGCGAGGTTCCCGCCGATTCCTTGCAAGTGGGGCAAACAGTGCAGGTGCGCCCCGGCGCGCGGGTTCCGGCAGACGGCACTATCGTCAGCGGCACTTCCAGTCTGGACGACAGCCCGGTGACTGGCGAGAGCATGCCGGTGACCAAAACCGTGGGCGACAGCGTGTTCGCGGGCAGCATCAACACCGACGGAGTTTTGAGTGTTGAGGTGGACAAAGAGGCCAGCGACAACACCATTGCCCGCATCATTCATCTGGTGGAGGAAGCCGAGGGCAGCAAGGCGGCCACTGCGCGCTTTATTGACCGTTTCAGCCGCTATTACACGCCAGGCGTCGTCCTCGTTTCCGCGCTGGTGGCCCTGGTGCCGCCACTCTTGTTTGGTGCGGAGTGGTATCCGTGGCTGTACAAGGGCATCACGCTGCTGCTGATCGGCTGCCCGTGTGCGCTGGTGCTGAGCGTGCCTGCGGCCATTACCAGCGGCATCAGCGCGGGAACGCGGCGCGGGCTGCTGATCAAGGGCGGCGCGGCGCTGGAAGCGATTGGCACAGTGAAGACGGTGGCCT contains these protein-coding regions:
- a CDS encoding ArsR/SmtB family transcription factor; translated protein: MTMLPESTVAPTVLNQLKALSHEIRFELVRYLAGGERCVCDLEALLALPQSKVSYHLAILRDAELVWAEQRGKNTYYALRQDQFFGLGGALLNDIFVQSASLTHQDKSIC
- a CDS encoding heavy metal translocating P-type ATPase is translated as MTTSPNAPSTGDAAPLTYFVDGMDCASCVQKVEQMVDRLPGAAGVRTSFTKQTLRLELDEGRTPRAVLEKNLRSLGYTPSLLETAQSAQSKAALDPSAHDGHADHDHGAEPHDADDHAGHVHEVLPAGTPWYAGKQGKLVIFSGILLALAWGFGFIEPRLSVYGYVAATVLGVWPLARQAWASARLGDPFSINMLVSLAAIGAVAIGQAAEGAVVVFFFAIGELLEGVAAGRARAGIQALAALAPKTALLVEGGSTREVPADSLQVGQTVQVRPGARVPADGTIVSGTSSLDDSPVTGESMPVTKTVGDSVFAGSINTDGVLSVEVDKEASDNTIARIIHLVEEAEGSKAATARFIDRFSRYYTPGVVLVSALVALVPPLLFGAEWYPWLYKGITLLLIGCPCALVLSVPAAITSGISAGTRRGLLIKGGAALEAIGTVKTVAFDKTGTLTAGKPRVTDVLGVGTSEQEVLRLAAAVEAGSSHPLAQAITKEAANAKVTIPASQEAKAIAGKGVSATVDGQSLFISSPQHAASTVNVAPDIQTKLTALEEAGKTAVVLHSADEVLGVLAIRDEPREDARAAIARLKEMGVNAVMLTGDNARTGRAIAAGLGLDVQAELLPEDKLRLISELKKHGGVAMVGDGINDAPALAQADVGIAMGGGTDVALETADAALLRERVGDVADLVQLSRDTMSNIKWNIAFALGLKAIFLVTTLLGYTNLWMAILADTGATAIVTANALRLLGWKGGPVRKAPAPSGLPASGGV
- a CDS encoding MIP/aquaporin family protein translates to MAVPLSRALGAELIGTYALVFFGPGAVVVQAQTGALGHAGVALVFGLTVTVVIAALAPISGAHINPAATLALTLARQFPVARALPYMLAQLSGAALAGFTLLLLFGRVGELGVTLPAGSLGQAFVLETVMTFFLLLVALRSGLPWAVGGVVALEAMMGGPITGASMNPARSFGPALAAGVWTAHWLYWAAPLLGAGLAVAANHLLRPTEPLEAQPHQAQEFLPHGETP
- a CDS encoding arsenate reductase ArsC, whose translation is MPTSPRVLILCTHNSARSQMAEALLREAARQAELELDVYSAGTEATRVKDDAKTVMAEIGLDLSSHTSKTLHDVPDPQNFDAVITVCDSAAEACPVYPGQTVRRHYPFVDPSGGSLDRWRAVRDQLQTQFESVVGALKNGQEVPPSYADSPPVPAA
- a CDS encoding DUF6428 family protein, with protein sequence MTQTLHPISGLSEATATAALIDALRAPAQRPLEFWLSGERLIGPGYHVTEVKAVSIEAMDCGGKAASWRETVIQLMDGSAEDAAGGFMTNRKFLAIYDRVTGKIPVRDEAEVRFEYGNAQSAARQFHVTHLEVQPERLIVHLRQPGVQCKAGEACGLPAGETVADESCAPNSGCCGPATASELVAMIRLE
- a CDS encoding DUF2171 domain-containing protein; the protein is MTQADQIKEHMPVKCADGQDHGMVDRVDGDYIKLTQDDSGTHHWLPMSAVDHVDEHVHLNLSHEQVHQQWLSEDPHPEHRS
- a CDS encoding arsenate reductase ArsC — translated: MTQPNAKTTATPIKKPPVLFICTGNTARSQMAQALLERRAGDRFEVSSAGLEPGVINPLTLSVLKEIGLNTEHLKAEGTRPLLGQHFQYVITVCHRAETNCPIFPFALHREAWPFEDPAAAQGREEDRQAVFRRVRDEIDARIQVWLSALAPVS